One genomic window of Camelina sativa cultivar DH55 chromosome 5, Cs, whole genome shotgun sequence includes the following:
- the LOC109132874 gene encoding uncharacterized protein LOC109132874: MDVKNAFLQGELEDEVYMRPLPGLGDTTGPGADHTLFTLPSEKGIVVILVYVDDIIITGSDKRYIGLMRDCLISQRKYALDLLSEAGKLGSKAVTTPLEEIYKTGGKGELEAAPFEDVSQHMQNPTRHHWNMFNWDLQVHQRVTRTRHLDGRNEKTELVGYFDADYAGDREDRRSTTGYCTFLGGNLVTWKSKKQRWYHSQALNQNIEP; encoded by the exons atggacgtcaagaatgCATTCTTACAAGGTGAACTCGAAGATGAAGTGTACATGCGACCTCTGCCTGGCTTAGGAGATACTACTGGTCCGG GGGCAGATCACACTCTCTTCACATTACCAAGTGAGAAAGGTATTGTAGTCattctagtatatgttgatgatatcatcataactGGAAGTGACAAG AGGTATATCGGTCTAATGAGGGATTGTTTaatatcacaaagaaaatatgctctTGATCTTTTGAGTGAAGCAGGGAAACTTGGATCAAAAGCAGTGACAACACCACTTGAGGAAATCTATAAGACAGGAGGAAAGGGGGAGCTTGAGGCAGCTCCATTCGAAGAT GTGAGCCAACACATGCAAAACCCAACTAGACATCACTGGAACATGTTCAATTGGGATCttcaagtacatcaaagggtCACCaggacaaggcatttggatgggagaAATGAAAAAACGGAATTGGTGGGATATTTTGATGCTGATTATGCCGGAGACCGTGAAGACCGTCGCTCTACCACAGGCTACTGCACGTTCCTAGGAGGAAACTTGGTCACATGGAAAAGTAAGAAGCAAAGGTGGTATCACTCTCAAGCACTGAATCAGAATATAGAGCCATGA